In Cryptococcus gattii WM276 chromosome A, complete sequence, one genomic interval encodes:
- a CDS encoding prib protein, putative (Similar to TIGR gene model, INSD accession AAW41919.1), which translates to MPPYPSNNGAPSKHSHVRTELIKRPREACLNCRSLKTRCLPYGDRPLTSKDTCARCTKYGLECEYVRKPRGKPKTDEASNSRSEGSGLSKSTNGPVEESRNQGGSNNSFTETLSNPLPSVLTPLKDDRLRNQNYMPFQPSYDNISGNHMTSMPGMQKPEPWGSTTPNPAIPHGTSFTDSFARAIPPVLQPQSYQRPPTHSLSSYPTPPTAYASHMPPPDHRHTLQHYSQHPPSQLPPPLLLHSSSTQSDRSIHSMPSGNLPTPDVNDNSYRPHRQVTSPNQMVRLPPMDVGPPQSQLHAHSLPAVNSRNSQCSTPSYESSERRRQAAQPSSVLTDYIEPQLDHNHSHSPSPSIHDASRTGAKGPLVVQQPNPRGSVQSAHGADGAVQDMKAGGRLSSLSPLELGLVDEEEARWLYSRFKQHLGPIIALLDFEYHTYERVKLSDSLFTAMLYASSRFFHPEICRPLYNHANTIVNRMITHGTVDLPSVQALIMLAFWTVQNDESAYMKSGIAVRAACQLRLWKKHDRPLPQDEEEVRAILDRERTWIAVIIMDAGFGVIFEQPMTLPQPNRGFDDIYEWASEHAHLNIPGDYYLAWSTEDSKNRSPSYSNVQNPSYENTVVVTERRYIDNLNKALPHLSPLYSQMATIITDIVLARAQSEGLKFGHIDMIKNRLISLSERIAESLNRFAAEGHLLFWSDMFSAGVSMPGVLFYKTRSLFSPTELDRILAILNSLLNMCSTMLGAHNDHPLYFTYRFYRRLLPVLERVRQGVESQQPPVVEVEYPYPVALLSELHTSQNGNHSHASQQLAAPASNSADVDELWNFILGEDSGMGQIFTA; encoded by the exons ATGCCACCCTATCCATCCAACAACGGAGCGCCGTCAAAACACTCGCACGTTAGGACAGAACTCATCAAGCGGCCCCGAGAAGC ATGCTTAAATTGTCGATCTCTCAAG ACTCGATGTTTGCCGTACGGCGACCGACCTCTTACATCCAAAGATACATGCGCTCGCTGCACAAAATATGGTCTTGAATGCGAATACGTCAGAAAGCCTCGTGGAAA GCCTAAGACAGACGAAGCAAGTAACTCACGGTCTGAAGGATCTGGTCTCTCAAAATCCACGAATGGCCCCGTAGAGGAATCAAGAAATCAAGGGGGAAGCAACAATAGCTTTACAGAAACTCTTTCCAACCCACTTCCTTCCGTATTAACTCCTCTAAAGGACGACAGGCTGAGGAATCAAAATTATATGCCTTTTCAGCCAAGTTACGATAATATCTCGGGCAATCATATGACGTCTATGCCCGGGATGCAAAAGCCTG AACCATGGGGATCAACAACGCCAAATCCTGCTATCCCTCATGGAACCAGCTTCACGGATAGTTTTGCACGGGCTATTCCCCCAGTATTGCAGCCCCAGTCTTACCAGCGCCCTCCTACTCATTCTCTCTCGTCGTATCCCACGCCTCCCACAGCATATGCATCACATATGCCGCCTCCAGACCATCGTCATACCCTTCAACATTATTCCCAGCaccctccttctcaacTGCCACCCCCACTCTTGCTGCACTCCTCATCGACACAGTCCGACAGAAGTATTCATTCTATGCCTAGCGGCAACCTGCCAACGCCCGATGTCAATGATAATAGCTACAGACCTCATCGACAGGTGACTTCACCAAATCAAATGGTGCGATTACCTCCCATGGACGTTGGTCCTCCCCAGTCTCAACTACACGCCCATTCTCTTCCCGCTGTCAATTCCCGAAACAGCCAGTGCTCGACACCCTCTTACGAATCGTCTGAACGACGTCGTCAAGCAGCCCAACCAAGCTCTGTCTTGACCGACTATATCGAACCTCAACTCGACCACAACCACTCACATTCTCCATCGCCTTCCATCCACGATGCCTCTCGAACAGGAGCGAAAGGACCGCTTGTTGTCCAGCAGCCTAATCCACGTGGCTCTGTCCAATCAGCACACGGCGCTGATGGTGCAGTACAAGATATGAAGGCTGGAGGAAGGTTATCATCTCTATCTCCGTTGGAGCTTGGTCTAGttgacgaggaagaagcaagaTGGCTCTATTCTCG ATTTAAGCAACACCTTGGACCTATCATCGCTCTTCTAGACTTTGAATACCACACATACGAACGAGTCAAGTTATCCGATTCTCTGTTCACCGCGATGCTATACGCATCTTCACGATTCTTCCATCCCGAAATCTGTCGTCCACTATATAATCACGCGAATACTATTGTCAATCGTATGATAACACATGGGACAGTCGATCTTCCTAGTGTCCAAGCGCTCATCATGCTGGCCTTCTGGACCGTACAAAATGATGAGTCGGCGTATATGAAGTCGGGTATCGCAGTGCGAGCGGCATGTCAATTGAGACTGTGGAAGAAACATGACAGACCTTTGCCGcaggatgaagaggaggttAGGGCCATCTTGGACAGAGAAAGAACTTGGATTG CCGTCATCA TCATGGACGCCGGCTTCGGTGTAATATTCGAACAACCTATGACATTACCTCAACCGAATCGCGGATTCGATGACATTTATGAATGGGCGAGTGAACATGCTCATTTGAACATCCCTGGCGACTACTATCTAGCATGGAGTACCGA GGATTCTAAAAACAGATCACCTTCCTATAGTAATGTCCAAAACCCGAGCTATGAAAACACTGTGGTGGTCACCGAGCGAAGATATATTGACAACCTCAACAAGGCGTTACCTCACCTTTCACCTCTCTACTCGCAAATGGCAACCATTATTACCGACATTGTGCTTGCACGGGCTCAGAGCGAAGGCTTGAAATTTGGACATATCGATATGATCAAGAACCGGTTGATCTCCTTGTCCGAAAGAATAGCAGAATCGTTGAACCGATTTGCGGCAGAGGGACATTTACTCTTCTGGTCAGACATGTTCAGCGCTGGAGTATCCATGCCTGGTGTTTTATTCTACAAG ACTCGCAGCCTGTTCTCTCCTACAGAGCTGGATCGTATCTTGGCGATATTAAACAGTTTATTGAATATGTGCTCGACGATGCTCGGCGCTCATAACGATCACCCGCTGTATTTTACATACAGATTTTATCGTCGACTGTTACCTGTCTTGGAGCGAGTAAGGCAAGGCGTAGAGTCTCAGCAGCCGCCAGTTGTTGAAGTTGAGTATCCATACCCTGTC GCACTTCTGAGCGAATTACATACCTCCCAAAATGGCAATCACTCCCACGCCAGCCAGCAGCTGGCGGCTCCTGCCAGTAACTCTGCAGACGTTGATGAGCTTTGGAACTTCATCTTGGGGGAAGACTCTGGTATGGGTCAAATATTTACGGCGTAA
- a CDS encoding uncharacterized protein (Similar to SGTC gene model, INSD accession EAL22724.1), which yields MTTSTPESRSEMMFLGQECNHPACYLHDFLPFNCPACHLAFCQPHFLPSQHSCTAPLPASMVDRIAPTCPMCNEIVPYPKSMDPNEAVERHIMSGTCVGLQGGEERKKAEAKRRRDAGEVCWKKSCGKVLIVKMKCESCQHVFCPTHRHPTSHTCSNQTPSPSSSSSRLGNPQASPTSRPAGKAALSRLLPPSMQPPASAGVSTSMAPVKVNSVSSSLSGSKPLAASSEGNAPSNLDAKAAAAGAALKRAGQDVKVPFVKSSAEKRTQAEVNSQIKALKARHEKGLLTKTEQVR from the exons ATGACAACCTCTACACCAGAGTCCAGGTCTGAGATGATGTTCCTGGGACAGGAATGCAATCATCCCGCTTGCTATCTACACGACTTTCTCCCTTTCAAT TGTCCAGCATGTCATCTTGCTTTTTGCCAACCACActttcttccatctcaacACTCATGTACTGCGCCTCTCCCAGCTTCCATGGTAGATCGAATAGCACCAACATGTCCTATGTGTAACGAAATTGTCCCATATCCAAAAAGCATGGACCCGAATGAAGCTGTAGAACGGCACATCATGTCTGGCACTTGCGTAGGACTGCAAGGTGGGGAAGAGCGGAAGAAGGCAGAAGccaagagaagaagggatgCTGGAGAAGTCTGTTGGAAGAAGTCTTGTGGAAAGGTACTTATTGTTAAGATGAAGTGTGAA TCTTGCCAACATGTCTTTTGCCCAACACATCGACATCCCACGTCACACACATGCTCTAATCAAACACCatccccttcctcctcctcctcccgGCTAGGAAATCCCCAAGCATCTCCTACATCTCGACCAGCAGGCAAAGCTGCGTTATCTCGCCTTCTCCCCCCCTCCATGCAGCCTCCTGCTAGCGCAGGAGTGTCAACATCGATGGCACCCGTCAAAGTGAATTCAGTAAGCTCTAGTCTGAGTGGATCTAAACCACTGGCTGCGTCTTCTGAAGGAAATGCGCCGTCCAATCTGGATGCAAAAGCTGCTGCAGCCGGGGCTGCGCTCAAGAGGGCTGGGCAGGATGTTAAAGTTCCGTTTGTCAAGTCCAGCGCAGAAAA ACGCACTCAAGCAGAAGTCAACTCCCAAATAAAGGCTCTCAAAGCCCGGCATGAGAAGGGCCTCCTCACCAAGACCGAACAGGTGAGATAG
- a CDS encoding uncharacterized protein (Similar to TIGR gene model, INSD accession AAW41918.1), translated as MSASTIEILPPIQGKELSIDLVPSTLSGHSSSTADREPKHSRLGAILSRDSRQHDPDHQEIRKVDFGFLPIPPNRRHHPSKKVGDESEFTWRLNLLFACAATVSVMNLYYIQPMLVAVADSFEVSHDAVSRIPILAQGGYGCGILFISPLGDLVRRRQLVLLLMFFTTCLSVGLALSRNVNMLSGLSFVVGFFTITPQIVIPWTADLAPLKRRATAMSVTLSGLIVGLVVGRTLSGIISLASWRYSYWMAIGLQGLMLIILWLCLPDTPGKKIGLTYPQVLWSMAKMYTKYPTLVQACFQSYTTSAVFAGLWTTLTFLLSDPPYQYSTLEIGLFGLLGLVGALLSPIWGHLIDQFHPYLAQFVGIWICMISMIIGLTAAKINVGAVCVAIAVYDVGQQLNQLGNGYRVAGIDPNARARLNGCNLLALFAGQTSGTAIMTKIYNSHGWQPTAGTAIAFLGVGILTLLVRGPHEVGWIGWSGGWKVLKKDKMSDTSANAVTEKLKSKTKKGQGVKPLEGPIEGEKNV; from the exons ATGTCAGCCAGTACCATCGAGATTCTTCCGCCCATACAAGGAAAAGAGCTCTCGATAGACTTGGTTCCGTCTACACTATCGGGACATTCATCGTCCACAGCAGATCGAGAACCAAAACACAGTCGACTGGGAGCCATACTGTCCAGGGACTCTCGCCAGCATGATCCCGATCACCAAGAGATTCGCAAGGTTGACTTCGGGTTTTTACCTATTCCTCCTAATCGACGACATCATCCTAGTAAAAAAGTGGGCGACGAGTCTGAATTCACTTGGAGACTCAATTTGCTCTTTGCCTGTGCAGCC ACTGTATCCGTCATGAACTTGTACTATATCCAACCCATGTTGGTTGCTGTTGCCGATTCTTTCGAGGTATCCCACGACGCCGTCTCGCGGATACCTATCCTCGCCCAAGGTGGCTACGGCTGCGGCATACTCTTTATTTCCCCTCTAGGGGACCTCGTCCGACGACGACAGCTTGTACTGCTCCTAATGTTCTTTACAACTTGTCTCTCCGTCGGACTTGCCCTCTCTCGAAACGTCAACATGCTTTCAGGGTTGAGCTTTGTCGTAGGGTTCTTCACGATCACTCCGCAGATTGTCATCCCTTGGACTGCCGATTTAGCCCCTCTCAAGAGAAGGGCAACGGCGATGAGTGTGACTCTTTCTGGCCTGATTGTGGGCTTGGTGGTCGGTCGAACTTTGTCTGGTATCATAAGTCTAGCTAGCTGGAGATACAGCTATTGGATGGCAATAGGTTTGCAAGGCT TAATGCTTATAATCTTATGGCTATGTCTACCTGACACTCCGGGTAAGAAAATTGGCCTCACATATCCACAGGTG CTCTGGTCGATGGCCAAAATGTACACGAAATACCCAACCCTCGTGCAAGCTTGCTTCCAATCCTACACCACCTCGGCAGTATTTGCAGGCCT CTGGACAACCCTTACGTTCCTTCTCTCTGACCCACCGTACCAATACTCCACCCTCGAAATCGGTCTTTTCGGTCTCTTAGGCCTAGTTGGAGCTCTCCTCTCCCCTATCTGGGGCCATCTCATTGACCAGTTCCATCCTTATCTCGCTCAATTTGTCGGAATCTGGATTTGCATGATCTCCATGATCATCGGCCTCACCGCTGCTAAAATCAACGTCGGGGCAGTGTGTGTTGCGATTGCTGTTTACGACGTAGGACAGCAATTGAATCAGCTTGGGAATGGATATAGAGTGGCGGGGATTGATCCTAATGCGAGGGCGAGATTGAATGGGTGCAATCTGTTGGCTCTTTTTGCTGGACAG ACTTCCGGTACGGCGATCATGACCAAGATCTACAATTCTCATGGATGGCAGCCCACCGCCGGGACAGCTATTGCCTTTCTAGGTGTGGGCATTCTCACACTCCTCGTACGTGGACCGCATGAAGTAGGGTGGATAGGATGGAGTGGAGGCTGGAAGGTTCTGAAAAAAGATAAGATGAGTGATACGAGTGCCAATGCGGTTACGGAAAAGTTGAAATCGAAGACAAAAAAGGGGCAAGGTGTGAAGCCTCTAGAGGGGCCGATAGAGGGAGAAAAGAACGTttaa